A region of Dictyostelium discoideum AX4 chromosome 1 chromosome, whole genome shotgun sequence DNA encodes the following proteins:
- the ccdc25 gene encoding coiled-coil domain-containing protein 25, with the protein MVLYFKLIDPEYICYMGIDKFENEDLIKYGWPEDVWFHVNDLSSAHVYLRLRKGETWNDIPANILEECCQLVKQNSIQGCKEASVDIVYTPWANLKKTAGMEAGQVLYHNEREVKYVRNVRKDSKIINRIEKTREKREVDLMHERDSRDKSERHEKRKEQEEKRRAEKKAYEEKQKMEDIKKYTSIMKTDNMKFNKYNPTDEDDFM; encoded by the exons AtggtattatattttaagCTCATTG atcCAGAATATATTTGTTATATGggtattgataaatttgagaatgaagatttaattaaatatggATGGCCAGAGGATGTTTGGTTTCATGttaatgatttatcatcAGCTCATGTTTATTTAAGATTAAGAAAGGGAGAAACATGGAATGATATTCCAGCAAATATTTTAGAAGAATGTTGTCAATTAGTTAAACAAAACTCTATTCAAGGTTGTAAAGAAGCATCAGTTGATATCGTCTATACACCATGGGCAAACTTAAAGAAAACAGCTGGTATGGAAGCTGGTCAAGTTTTATATCACAATGAAAGAGAGGTAAAATATGTTAGAAATGTTAGAAAAGACTCTAAAATTATCAATCGTATTGAAAAAACTAGAGAAAAGAGAGAAGTTGATTTAATGCATGAAAGAGATTCAAGAGATAAATCTGAAAGAcatgaaaaaagaaaagaacaagaagaaaag agAAGAGCAGAAAAGAAAGCATatgaagaaaaacaaaaaatggaggatattaaaaaatatacatcAATTATGAAAACTGATAACatgaaatttaataaatacaatCCAactgatgaagatgattttATGtaa
- a CDS encoding C-4 methyl sterol oxidase — protein MESLSLKFIEPYWFKFVDYYGEDFLITYGTFIAHEVFYFGSFIPFFLCDFMPFLQKYKIQPTKKNEWKTQFNCIFKVLMTHIFVQLPMMYIFDPAIKAIGLSARAPLPSIPYLIFTIACCFLIEDFYFYWVHRALHHGFWYKHIHKVHHDHAAPFGMTAEYAHPLETVILGVGTVIGPFLFSRDLFTLWVWLGTRLFQTVECHSGYDFPWNPTKLIPFWGGSHFHDFHHETFVGNYSSTFTYLDKIFGTSDKYYSRKQIRDSKLAAGKSE, from the exons atggaatcactttcattaaaatttattgaacCATATTGGTTCAAATTTGTAGATTATTATGGTGAAGACTTTCTTATTACCTATGGTACATTCATTGCCCACGAAGTCTTTTACTTTGGTTCATTCATTCCATTCTTTTTATGTGATTTTATGCCATTCcttcaaaaatataaaatccaacca acaaaaaaaaatgaatggaAAACTcaatttaattgtattttcaAAGTTTTAATGACACATATTTTTGTTCAATTACCAATGATGTATATCTTTGATCCAGCAATTAAAGCAATTGGTTTATCAGCAAGAGCACCATTACCATCAATTCcttatttaattttcacAATCGCATGTTGTTTCCTTATTGAAGATTTCTATTTCTATTGGGTACATAGAGCATTACATCACGGATTTTGGTATAAACATATTCATAAGGTACATCATGATCATGCTGCACCATTTGGTATGACTGCTGAATACGCTCATCCATTAGAAACCGTTATTTTAGGTGTTGGTACAGTCATTGGTCCATTCCTTTTCTCACGTGATCTTTTCACTCTTTGGGTTTGGTTAGGTACTCGTCTCTTCCAAACTGTTGAATGTCATTCAGGTTATGATTTCCCATGGAATCCAACAAAATTAATTCCATTTTGGGGTGGTTCTCATTTCCATGATTTCCATCATGAAACTTTTGTTGGTAATTACTCTTCAACCTTTACTTATTTAGATAAAATTTTTGGTACATCTgataaatattattcaaGAAAACAAATTAGAGATTCTAAACTTGCTGCTGGTAAAtctgaataa
- a CDS encoding C-4 methyl sterol oxidase — protein sequence MESLSLKFIEPYWFKFVDYYGEEFLLTYGTFIAHQVFYFGCFIPFLIADFIPFFRKYKIQQTKENDWKSQTYCAIKVILTQVLIQLPMMYIFDPAIKAIGLSARAPLPSIPYLLLTLVSSFIIEDFYFYWAHRALHHGIWYKYIHKVHHDYASPFGITAEYAHPLETIILGVGTVIGPFLFSRDLFTLWVWLGVRLYQTVECHSGYDFPWSFTNLIPFWGGAPFHDYHHEVFIGNYASTFTYLDKIFGTSGKSYYSRIEKKSINKSE from the exons atggaatcactttcattaaaatttattgaacCATATTGGTTTAAATTTGTAGATTATTATGGTGAAGAATTTTTACTCACCTATGGTACTTTTATTGCTCAtcaagttttttattttggatgTTTCATTCCATTCTTAATAGCCGATTTTATTCCTTTCtttagaaaatataaaattcaacaa actaaAGAGAATGATTGGAAATCTCAAACATATTGTGCAATTAAAGTTATATTGACACAAGTACTTATTCAATTACCAATGATGTATATATTTGATCCAGCAATTAAAGCAATTGGTTTATCAGCAAGAGCACCATTACCATCAATTCCTTATTTACTATTGACACTTGTATcaagttttattattgaagatttttatttctattggGCACATAGAGCATTACATCATGGTATTTGGTATAAATATATTCATAAGGTACATCACGATTATGCATCACCATTTGGTATTACAGCTGAATACGCTCACCCATTGGAAACCATTATTTTGGGTGTTGGCACTGTTATTGGTCCATTCCTTTTCTCACGTGATCTTTTCACTCTTTGGGTTTGGTTAGGTGTTAGATTATATCAAACTGTTGAATGTCATTCAGGTTATGATTTCCCATGGagttttacaaatttaattccATTTTGGGGTGGTGCTCCTTTCCATGATTATCATCATGAAGTATTTATTGGAAATTATGCTTCAACTTTTACTTATTTAGATAAAATTTTTGGAACTTCTGGAAAATCTTATTACTCtagaattgaaaaaaaatcaattaataaatctgaataa
- the fntB gene encoding protein farnesyltransferase beta subunit has translation MSSIEEIDTDETFTSDYVSARKDEVDDIITATTIAQKKMENSILEKLNSTENGNIIEKKKILNFLMNGIEKIPMSHQGLDSSKVWISFWILNGMDMLDSLDSYPNISSRASKYLSILQNDDNNGNNNNRENNQNGGGFGGGNSHTSHVVSTFAAVSALYVIGTEESYKTIDREAMYKFLMRMKTKEGAFTSEDGGEYDSRTTYCAIAVASMLNILTAELERGVVDFLLSCQTYEGGFGAYPFNEAHGGYTFCSVAALSILNSLHKIDMNSLHRWITYRQSNDGGFEGRTNKLVDTCYSYWQGAVYIIIQSYFNYYKKQQQDDGDGKEGDQQEEGLLFNQAKLQEYVIRFCQQSDKKYSGFSDHPHRGKDYYHTCYGLSGISLSQYNEIGKAIQSLNTFTNTFEQPSPPINKKSTNVFTISNNNNNNNNKNNNSDDNNNNSNNNNNNSENQLVEPVHPIYNIKLSKCEKGFEIDLFLFQKEFKDASVSLGTLFFYAKFILK, from the exons ATGAGCTCAATAGAAGAGATTGACACTGATGAAACATTCACATCAGATTATGTGAGTGCTAGAAAAGATGAAGTTGATGATATTATAACAGCAACTACAATtgcacaaaaaaaaatggagaattcaattttggaaaaattaaattcaactgAAAATGG taatataattgaaaaaaaaaagatattaaattttttaatgaatggtattgaaaaaataCCAATGTCACATCAAGGTTTAGATTCAAGTAAAGTTTGGATATCATTTTGGATATTGAATGGTATGGATATGTTGGATAGTTTAGATAGTTATCCAAATATATCAAGTAGGGCAagtaaatatttatcaatattacaaaatgatgataataatggtaataataataatagggAGAATAATCAAAATGGTGGTGgatttggtggtggtaattcaCATACAAGTCATGTGGTCAGTACATTTGCAGCGGTTTCAGCACTTTATGTAATTGGTACAGAGGAATCTTATAAAACTATTGACCGTGAAGCAatgtataaatttttaatgagGATGAAAACAAAAGAGGGTGCATTCACAAGTGAGGATGGTGGTGAGTATGATTCTAGAACAACCTACTGTGCAATTGCAGTTGCCTCAatgttaaatattttaacagCAGAGCTTGAAAGAGGTGTTGTCGATTTCTTATTATCTTGTCAAACTTATGAGGGTGGTTTTGGTGCTTATCCATTCAACGAAGCTCATGGCGGTTATACATTTTGTTCAGTTGCtgcattatcaattttaaatagtttacATAAAATCGATATGAATTCTTTACAT aGATGGATTACATATAGACAATCAAATGATGGTGGATTTGAGGGTAGAACTAATAAATTAGTTGATACTTGTTATTCATATTGGCAAGGTGCtgtttatattataattcaatcttattttaattattataaaaaacaacaacaagatgatggtgatggtaagGAAGGTGATCAACAAGAAGAgggtttattatttaatcaagCTAAATTACAAGAATATGTAATTAGATTTTGCCAACAAAGTGATAAGAAGTATAGTGGTTTTTCTGATCACCCTCATAGAGGCAAAGATTATTATCATACTTGTTATGGTTTATCAGGTATCTCTTTATCACAATATAATGAAATTGGAAAAGCTATTCAATCACTTAATACCTTTACAAATACTTTTGAACAGccatcaccaccaataaataaaaaatctacaaatgtttttacaatttcaaataataataataataataataataaaaataataatagtgatgataataataataatagtaataataataataataatagtgagaATCAATTAGTTGAACCAGTTCACCcgatttataatattaaattatcaaaatgtGAAAAAGg ttttgaAATAGATTTATTCCTTTTCCAAAAGGAATTTAAAGATGCTTCTGTATCTTTGggtactttatttttttatgctaaattcatattaaaataa
- the gaa gene encoding alpha-glucoside hydrolase has translation MKLLSSLIIFFVIVLFCVVGSLSASLCKYPGYSTQGVTKTNNGYEATLNLISAGPYGNDIEQLNFQLTFETSQIFRVRITDPNNQRWEVPPTVNQLVGENPDSTDYIIEFTNNPFGFAATRISTGEVLFNTTQPSDCSFNGLIYSNYYLELSTSFTESNPNIYGLGERTSQLRLFNNFTYTLFAKDQGTASIPNINLYGSHPFYLQLSSSSGNANGVFLLNSNAMDVQLQPNSLTYKVVGGIFDLFFFTGPTPLSVIQQYSQVIGTTHMPSYWSLGYHNCRWGYHSIAETAQVVANYSKYNIPLETMWNDIDYMDSFRDFTTDPVNFAASDYKTFIDGLHANNQHYIMIVDPGISNIEPIYQSHIDLMESGAYIKAGGTDGEPLVGSVWPGYVNFPDFLHPNGTEFWTQQFQRFYETVQFDGVWIDMNEISNFCDGNCFNNTDTPMPPPQFDPNYPPYIPGGVPLYSKTINMTSLQYNNTLVYNSHSLYGYTEGLATQLAVQSILGTRSTIISRSTFPGTGAHFAHWLGDNKSTFTDMYYSIPGMLAMNMFGIPMVGADICGFNGDSNAELCGRWLQLGCFYPFTRNHNTFLGAPQEPWVFGQEVVDISIKAINGKLTLLPFYYTLFHISHVSGDPVVRPLFFEYPSDPNTFAIDQQFLVGTGLMVSPVLTQGATTVNAYFPNDIWYEYGNGSLVQSVGTHQTLNAPFDVINVHMRGGNIIPTQPTSSYVTPVDGIPITTKISRTLPFELIIALDSSLQATGQLFLDDGESIQTYVDNKYSFIQFDVVSSPSSSAYKLQSTILNNNYNGTASLIINSIQIYGSPSVQQVIVNGSPINSFNAVSDSTLSVSNLQLALDESFEVDFVLY, from the exons atgaaacttTTGTcttcattaattattttttttgttattgtattattttgtGTTGTTGGATCATTATCAGCATCATTATGTAAATATCCAGGTTATTCAACTCAAGGTgttacaaaaacaaataatggtTATGAGGCAACACTTAACCTTATTTCAGCAGGTCCATATGGTAACGATAtagaacaattaaattttcaattaactTTTGAAACTAGTCAAATTTTTAGAGTTAGAATTACTGACCCAAATAATCAAAGATGGGAAG tccCACCAACTGTTAATCAATTAGTTGGAGAAAATCCAGATTCAACTGAttatataattgaatttacaaataatccATTTGGTTTTGCAGCAACTCGTATTTCAACTGGtgaagttttatttaatacaaCTCAACCAAGTGATTGTTCATTTAATGGTTTAATt tattcaaattattatttagaattaaGTACATCATTCACAGAGAGTAATCCAAATATTTATGGTTTAGGAGAACGTACAAGTCAATtaagattatttaataattttacataTACTTTATTTGCAAAAGATCAAGGTACAGCAAGTAtaccaaatattaatttatatggTTCACAtccattttatttacaaCTTTCATCAAGTTCAGGTAATGCAAATGGTGTATTTCTATTGAACTCCAATGCAATGGATGTTCAATTACAACCAAATTCATTAACATATAAAGTTGTTGGTGGTATTTTCgatttattctttttcacAGGACCAACACCATTATCAGTGATTCAACAATATTCCCAAGTCATTGGTACAACTCATATGCCATCCTATTGGTCACTCGGATATCATAATTGTAGATGGGGTTATCATTCAATTGCAGAGACTGCTCAAGTGGTTGCAAACtattcaaaatataatattccATTAGAGACCATGTGGAATGATATCGATTATATGGATAGCTTTAGAGATTTCACAACTGATCCAGTTAATTTCGCCGCTTCAGATTATAAGACATTCATCGATGGTCTTCATGCAAATAATCAACATTATATTATGATTGTTGATCCTGgtatttcaaatattgaacCAATCTATCAAAGTCACATTGATTTAATGGAATCTGGTGCCTACATTAAAGCTGGTGGTACAGATGGTGAACCATTGGTTGGTTCAGTTTGGCCAGGTTATGTTAATTTCCCAGATTTCCTTCATCCAAATGGTACCGAATTTTGGACTCAACAATTTCAACGTTTCTATGAAACCGTTCAATTCGATGGTGTTTGGATCGATATGAATGAGATTTCAAACTTTTGTGATGGTAATTGTTTCAACAATACTGATACTCCAATGCCACCACCACAATTTGATCCAAACTATCCACCATACATTCCAGGTGGTGTACCATTATATTCAAAAACCATCAATATGACCTCTCTTCAATATAATAATACCTTGGTTTATAATTCACACAGTCTCTATGGTTACACTGAAGGTTTAGCAACTCAATTAGCAGTTCAATCCATTTTAGGTACCCGTTCAACCATTATTTCAAGAAGTACTTTCCCAGGTACTGGTGCTCATTTTGCCCATTGGTTAGGTGATAATAAAAGTACTTTTACCGATATGTATTACTCGATTCCAGGTATGTTAGCAATGAATATGTTTGGTATTCCAATGGTTGGTGCTGATATTTGTGGTTTCAATGGTGATTCAAATGCTGAACTCTGTGGTAGATGGCTTCAATTGGGTTGTTTCTATCCATTCACTCGTAATCATAATACATTTTTAGGTGCACCACAAGAGCCTTGGGTATTTGGTCAAGAGGTTGTCGATATTTCAATCAAAGCAATCAATGGTAAATTAACTTTGTTACCATTCTATTACACATTGTTCCATATTTCTCATGTTTCTGGTGATCCAGTTGTTAGACCATTATTCTTTGAATATCCATCAGATCCAAATACTTTTGCAATTGATCAACAATTTTTAGTTGGTACAGGTTTAATGGTATCACCAGTTCTCACTCAAGGTGCTACCACAGTGAATGCTTACTTCCCAAATGATATCTGGTATGAATATGGTAATGGTTCATTGGTTCAATCAGTTGGTACCCATCAAACTTTAAATGCTCCATTCGATGTAATCAACGTTCATATGCGTGGTGGTAATATCATTCCAACTCAACCAACCTCCTCATATGTTACACCAGTTGATGGTATTCCAATTACCACTAAAATCTCTAGAACTTTACCATTTGAATTGATTATTGCCTTGGATTCTTCATTACAAGCAACTGGTCAATTATTCTTGGATGATGGTGAATCAATTCAAACCtatgttgataataaatacTCTTTCATTCAATTCGATGTTGTCTCCTCACCATCTTCATCTGCCTACAAATTACAATCAACCATTCTCAATAACAATTATAATGGTACCGCTTCTTTAATCATTAATTCTATCCAAATCTACGGTTCGCCATCAGTTCAACAAGTCATTGTTAATGGTAGCCCAATCAATTCATTTAATGCTGTTTCTGATTCAACTCTCTCTGTTTCAAATTTACAACTTGCTTTAGATGAATCCTTTGAAGTTGATTTtgtattatattaa
- a CDS encoding hypothetical protein (LTR-RETROTRANSPOSON SKIPPER, GAG (GAG)): MSSTTTHSKKAIRKAKVSSTAKRAAEVTTASDDAITVQVKSKKTLRPTEVDDEIYSTESTDVSDVEVREKVPKKSKTNSIEAKTIDALKNAATAVIFMNLFTIHCSQNGVEPTLKTIMDNGAASNELFQLLQPTHNESVKNNDKIEGETLKKLIHRNFRSKTLVPFKTDYEAANTKVVEAINHRNCYSAQDVIKNIEAIMSYHNVINPVYLIHGTAEVQLEYLRSILDNNILALLKMVVPDWLQTDVAIKLNTQTDITECREAITELVLNNADKFSRRRPSDSASNTDEKFLLKKNHATPNHNSHNRNSFDAQADKIRAAILPEIRKDSKVDLKKIRSSFIVYRQNKGYCLNCGKSNHSTSTCRIDPVDAKANPGPSAKKQQ, from the coding sequence ATGTCATCAACTACTACTCATTCAAAGAAAGCCATCCGTAAAGCCAAAGTGTCTTCCACCGCCAAACGTGCCGCTGAAGTGACAACTGCCTCCGATGATGCTATTACTGTTCaagtaaaatcaaaaaagacTCTTCGTCCCACtgaagttgatgatgaaatttatTCAACTGAAAGCACTGATGTATCCGACGTCGAAGTCAGAGAGAAAGTGCCAAAGAAATCAAAGACCAATTCGATTGAAGCTAAAACCATTGACGCTTTAAAAAATGCTGCCACTGCTGTCATCTTCATGAATCTCTTTACCATCCACTGCTCCCAGAATGGTGTTGAACCAACCTTGAAGACCATTATGGACAATGGTGCTGcatcaaatgaattatttcaattgcTTCAACCTACCCACAATGAATCAGTTAAGAACAACGATAAAATTGAAGGTGAAACATTAAAGAAGCTAATCCACCGTAACTTTAGATCCAAGACTTTGGTTCCATTCAAAACTGACTACGAAGCTGCCAACACTAAAGTAGTCGAAGCTATTAACCATCGTAACTGCTACTCAGCCCAAGATGTTATAAAAAACATCGAAGCCATTATGAGTTACCACAATGTAATTAATCCGGTGTATCTCATCCATGGTACTGCTGAAGTTCAATTAGAGTATCTAAGATCaattttagataataatatcCTTGCTTTGTTAAAGATGGTCGTACCAGACTGGTTACAAACTGATGTTGCAATCAAACTCAACACTCAAACCGATATCACCGAGTGTCGTGAAGCCATCACCGAGTTGGTTCTTAACAATGCTGATAAGTTCTCGAGAAGAAGACCTTCCGATTCTGCATCGAATACTGATGAGAAGtttctattaaaaaagaatcatGCTACTCCAAATCATAACTCTCATAACAGGAATTCCTTTGATGCTCAAGCTGATAAGATTAGAGCTGCAATATTACCCGAAATAAGAAAAGACTCTAAGGTAGACCTCAAAAAGATAAGAAGCAGTTTCATCGTTTACCGTCAAAACAAAGGCTACTGTCTCAATTGTGGTAAATCAAATCACTCCACATCTACATGTAGAATTGATCCGGTCGATGCCAAAGCCAATCCAGGTCCATCAGCCAAAAAGCAACAATGA